The genome window TATATTTCCTATTTCTATATACCCCtttctatattttctttcttgctttttcttttttatgcaaATTAAACTCAATTTTGCACACAATTCAGGCAGGGCGAAAAATTCCGTAATTTATGGGATTTgtgcatgggcgtggcaaaatgaatCGCTAGCGTCCCGTACAGAGCAGCCCCCAGACAAAGTTTGACCTacgtgtacgaaatttctgtggtacgtgcaTCCAgtccagacgtacaaaaaagcctctttgAGCAATGCCcgacacccaacaggaagtctgcATTTTTGGattaaatgatcatttttggcaatttacacactccgtactttaacaaactcctcctagggaattagtccgatcgacttcaaattatcgctgtgcagtctaaacccactGACGATTATTACTAGTCGACCAGTTTGCCCGTGGCGTGTCGTCaaatcgatgattcgctatgaaacaggaagttgttataacttcagtctgcatgctcacatctgcaccaaatttgggATGCAATACAAGAGTctcgccctgaacacatccacatgccaatattcactcaaagtcatagcgccacctgctggcaacaggaaacgACATGTTTAATTTTAGCACCATCTCTCTCTGTATATAAGCAGTAATAGGAATTAGCTGATCAATACTGCAGGATTGATACTCACAAGCTACTCATTTGGTATCAATTCCTTTAGGAAAAATACCAATAATACAttatatgaaaacaaaatgtaggTGGCTGGCGATAAACAGCCCTGATATATTTAGCTGGCCCGTgtcacattcatatttaaattatttatatattttattataattatgtaTGTATCATAGTATTTCTGTAAATTAACTATTTTTACAGTTATATTAGCAAAacgtttttatttaatttgaatctTTTATTGCATATGTTATAAGGGGCAGGtatgtcagaatcagaaatagcCAATTGATCCCTGattattgattttatgttatgttagtTGTATATGGACCCCAGGAAGAGTAGTTGTTCAAACAACCATTTGCTAACAGGTTCACCTTCAACTTTATATGTTTAATTTTGCATTTGAAGTTTTTTGCACAGCGATGCCCCCTAGTGgtcaacaaaataataaatacagctTTAAAGGCACACAAATCTGAATTTGAgacatgacttgactcaaaaGCCAAAACAATTTGTAAACGTAAAATCCaaccaaaataaaaagtaagACAGCGACAGGAGGTCATACCTTGAATAAGCATGTTGTCTGCTCTAGCTGGCAGTGTTAGGTGGAGATACTCTTTAAAAACAACTCTGcttaataaaaactttaaaatctttCAAATGTAGCGCTGACTTCCCGGACCTGAGGAAACACAACAACTGCATGGCCTCGGCTCTGACTCCGGCCATTTATGCCAAACTGAGGGACAAGGTCACCCCCAACAACTGGACCCTAGACCAGTGCATCCAAACTGGAGTTGACAACCCCGGACACCCTTTCATCAAGACGGTGGGCTGTGTGGCTGGTGACGAGGAGAGCTACGAGGTAAGAGAGGTCAAAGGTAGACACAGTTTGTGTCTAAATGTCTCAaaactctctctgtcttcttaaataaaagaaacaattttGATTTGGTTCAATGGTTGTCATTTCTGCAGGGGATAGGAGACACGTGCCCCCCTCACTTTTACAGTTTCAGTTTAATTTACTTGTTAAAATACCTCTGAGCTGTGTCCTCTGACTGTCCCAGCTGAATCTAAATGAGAGAAGATCTGAGTTCATAAAAATGCTTGTGTATGTTGCCTTCACTTATAACCGTGACTCAGGGTAATGAGCTTAATGAGCATCTTAGTGGAGGTCGTTGGGACTCATAAGGGAAGACTAAAAACTGGGGCTTAGAAAAAGTCCCTTCACCTCTTGTGTgcgtgtttttaaaaaaacaaaacatttaagctttgttttatttacctGTAATATTCTCAGAAACAAACCTGGAATCGAAAATCTATCAACCGAGTATTAGAGCCAcatcatttttttattaatgatgcatttcaaaaataaagtcaacagcatgagaataaagtcaaaatgacgaaaataaagttgaaataaaATTTCGAGAATAAAGTCAAAATAATTTACTCATTAACTTCATTCTGATCATGGTGACTTTAATCTCGACATTTCCACTTAATTCTCGACACTTTTTCTCAAAATGGTACTTCAGCTTTACTCTCATCATGTAAAATGCatcataaataaaaatcttcGTCCTCAATTTTTTCCCCTTAATGTGGCCCTAACACACCTTTGTAGGTCTCGATAAAGGAAGTTAAACATGATTTTAAGTATAGGTTCAAACTAATTTTTTCATCTTGAAAAGAACAGGATTGGAATTGTCGCCCTCCTTGCTCATAAAACCAAACCTACAACCTTGACTCTGTCTAATGTTCCCTCCAGGTGTTTGCTGAACTCTTCGACCCCGTCATCAAAGACAGGCACAACGGCTACGACCCCAGAACCATGACACATCCCACTGACCTGGATGCCTCCAAGGTGTTGACACCGTAACGCCCCATCACTGCATGACCCCTCCATCAATCTCCCTACATgtgtaaaacaatattttctgtCTTGCCTGTATCCTTACCCCCATTCCTCCTCAACCTCCAGATAACCAGCGGCATGTTTGATGAGAATTACGTCCTGTCGTCCCGTGTCCGGACCGGCCGCAGCATCCGCGGGCTGAGCCTCCCCCCGGCCTGTTCGAGGGCTGAGCGTCGCGAGGTGGAGCGGGTGGTTGTGACGGCCCTGGCCGGTCTGAAGGGAGACCTGGCTGGACGCTACTACAGCCTGGGAGACATGACGGagaaggagcagcagcagctcattgATGTGAGCCTTGTCTTGCCTTATACAAACCTAGAAAATCCTTTGATAAATCATGTTCGTTGACTCAAAGTCATAATTGGGGGATTTTCATCAGCTACACCCAGGATTACATAAAGGTCCTGTTTCCACATTGTTTGCCCCACATTTAAGTTGATGGTGGTGCTTTTTGggttatttttatataaaatgattttataaaCGCCCTTTAAAATGTAATCTCTCAAGCTTCAAGCTCTTTTGTCTTGTGACCATAGAGCCCTCCTTTTTGCCCCGTGGGACATTCTTTCAGAAagaatatgtacggtagtcaacaGTGAGACACTTATTTATTAAGTTATGTTtttatcctgtttgaattgtgccctgaattacacacatggtgtcaatttaaaagataatttaagtcaagaaagtcgtagtttgtcgtaaaacagcgtttagttttgtgtgaaatcgCTCAGTGAACTACATCTGTCGTCTtgcacaatatacgtcacccACATGTtttgtgtaatgctaagctaacatcCATCGCTTGcttgctactagctaggtaGCTTAGCTATGTCCCACGTATAGATGTTtttcacctgatgtgtttattCCAACGACTcctggtcctttcatcacatgATCTACATGTGGAAGCTCtctgacgttagcttcagttaatgttagcttcagttaatgttagcttcagtaacattagcttcagaaACATTAGCTTCATTGACATTATCTTTAGTCATTGAGAGAGAGTAATGACGTCACATAcacgacttttgggtttgtggtttttgtaattACGTATTTTTGTCTTGCACTTCAACAGTTTTATGGCAAACTGCGACTTTTCTGACTTTCagaattatcttttaaattgacaaatatCACGAGTGTagttcagggcacaattcaaacgggatcaaaacaTTAGTTGTCTCAGTGAACTAGTTCTTGCACCTTGCACAATATACGTCAGCAACGTGTTAGCactgtaatgctaagctaaaaTTCATCGCTTGGTTGCTACTATCTAggtaacttagctatgttcTACGTACAGATGTTtttcacctgatgtgtttaatccaacgactcctgGTCCTCTAATCACAGCATCTACACATGGAAGCTTTTTaactttagcttcagtaacattagtttCAGAAACGTTcgcttcagtgacattagctttaGTCATTGAAATAAACAGTTATGATGTCACATGCACGACTTTTtgggtttgtgtttttttttttttcacttcaactgcaaacagacacaaactgtgactttcttgactttcagaattatcttttaaattgacaaacatcatttgtgtaattcagggcacaattcaaacaggatcaaaacattttttgttctcTTGCAGttgactactgtacatattttttccaaaataaggtcccctCGTGGTTTAAGGGGAGGGACTAGTACATAAAGATGGACAACATCTACAACAACAAAGTAGGTTCACTTTTATTGACCACTCTGTTCTGATTATTTCCTGCTGCACCACACAAGGATCACTTCCTATTTGACAAGCCTGTGTCTCCATTACTCACCTCGGCCTTCATGGCCCGAGACTGGCCTGACGCCAGGGGGATCTGGTAAGGCCAACCCAGTTTAGTGAAATCCCATCCCAGTGCTGTTAGTGCTGCAAGTAATGAAAGAAAGTGCAATTTAATGCATTTCCATCTTGAAAGACCAACACCTTCTCCTATACTCTAGTCCTCCCTAAGCTTTATTCTGTTCTCTCCACCTCAGGAGGAATATGCAGTAGTTTTTTCAGTCCTTCTACTCCTTCTTTAACATCCTCCTacctcttctttctccttctaCCTGTCTCTACTTTCCTTTTCACCTCCCACCTATAGGACCACTTCTTGTTTGACAAGCCTGTATCTCCATTGTTGACATGTGCCTTTATGGGCAGAGACTGGCCAGACGCCAGGGGCATCTGGTAGGGGTATATTCAGCTCTCATGCATGTCTGCTGTGTGACCATTTAGACTTTAACCTCCAGACTAGGGTTGGGTACcgtttcagttttattgattctgattctattattattatatcttatTGAATCCAGCTCTCTTCTCGGTTCTGATTCCAAACCCTCTACCACAGATTTTATCAGCGCTCGGTCACCTTCACCCTCTTCCTCTTCgctcatcttccccttcatggctaaagcGAAAGGAGTCTCTTTTTTTAGAGTGGCGTCTCTGGGGACTCGTctctaagaaaaataaatattgaatcatttgtagacatcattggtttcccttcagtataaaaggtgaacgtTAGCTCACctctgtgttttgtacctgagacattgctactgttagcgttagctggatctggggcatcattgtagctgggagagcgcgacacgTTCTTCAGATTCATGCCGTGTTGAAGTAAATGCTTCgtcatgttggagctgcttcctccctcgcaccaaacctccttactgcagGTGTTGCATTTTGCTCTGTCGTTCTCCTTCTTAGTGAAGCTAAGCTGGACCATGGTCCAGGAATGGAAACAGAAGGTAACAAATATTGTGCTGTTAGGTCGGGAGGGCCACtgaaaaaatgcaaaaagttTGGAACCGATAAGCAGAATCCAAATGCGCAGTTCTTAATGAATCCACAGCTCTCGGAAATTTGGTAATGGCCCCAACTTGGAACCGGTTCACAATACCCAACCCTACACCAGTCTCTTAACTTCCAAACTCTACAGTCCACATCATGATCTATGTGAGTGATTAAACGTGtagttgttgatttttttttacctgggGCTATATGAAGTACTGATACACAGTCAGTGGATATCCCCtgtttggagaagcagagagttgtacAGAAAGCTAAGCAATGTCCTGTTGTGGGCAGGGTCAGGAGCAAAACTTttttagccacctaaaagaAGGCCCACCCACAAAAATCAGTGTACACTGTATTTGGAATATTTTCAGCGCTTTACCGTCAGACAGCCATTTCTTTGGAATTATATTTTCTCAACTGTGGAACTTCAATATTCCTACGCCTAAGTGCAACTTAGCTGCGCAGTGTATAAAggaaataaatgtttaactgTAGGCTAAGTACTGAAAGAAATTCTAAATATAGCATAGCATACATGACTACTcatagattattttttttttgagtggTGGCTAAAATACGTTTTTCTGCTGACCCTGTCCGCAGCTTAGCTTGCGTTCAACTCTTggcttctccaaactggggacaAGCTGATtgccatctactgcaggtaatacaaCAACTGCATATAAGTATctcatacagccccacttcaaaaaTCCTGAACTAACcctttaatttttaaatatctttctaCATCCTGTGAAGCTCAATAAAAAGCATTCATTTATTGCCCTGCTTTTTGACGcattttggtttttaaaaaaaaaactttccagGGGCTTAACCAGAACCAGACAggaaattgtttttgtgttttctgtttggtgTGTATTGTTGCTTACAAAAGCATGTGTCTCTCACATACACTGTGGCACAAATTAATTCTGCAGCATCTACGAAATCAGGTCCTTCATGAGCATGAGTCATCTCCGATAATGAAAAGAGTGTTTTACCTGGAGAGCTCTTTATTTACCTCCTTCGGCTGGTTCTGCTCAGGCACAACAATGAGAAGACCTTCCTGATCTGGGTGAATGAGGAGGACCACACCAGAGTCATCTCCATGGAGAAGGGAGGCAACATGAAGAGAGTGTTCGAAAGATTCTGCCGTGGACTCAAACAGGTAAAGTGGAGTCTGTGAAATAAGCATAAATATAATGCAGGAACAGAGCAGTCTGATGATTTACAGAGCCAATAACAGCTTTTTGGCCACGTTAGCCACTGTGTTGCTTTAGGCAGTCAGTGTTGttcggtcagtccaccactttgatccagtctAAAATATCTTAACGACTATTTGATGGACTGCTATGAAATGACActcatggttcccagaggatgaatcccacTGACTTTGGGGATCCCCCCCTTTTTCTCTAGCACCATCATGAGgaggccttttttgttttttagtaaaatattttttattttactattggAGGGATTGCCAGGATTTTTGATGCAGACACCATGTTCCCCTCAAGATGAACTATAAATACTTTAGTGACCATCAGGTCAACACTTTGGTTCATCCTCCCATCAATCTCAGCCGTAGgcctactttgtgtttagtgcttttagcaaattttagcatgctagcattcaTTACGTCTTTAtccaaagtgaaataaaattgtCATATATGTCACACTCCTCTGCACTAACTAATTAATGGCTCAATAAATCATCAACTTGATTAAGAtgttgaacatggtaaacatctGCGAAGATCCTCACTCATCCAGGTCAAATTAATTCAAgtaaggttaaaatcaagggcaaccggacttgattgaagatgttttgccactcatcCAATGGGCTTTTTCGAAATGcattcaagtatcttcaacgaagttcagttgcccttgattttaaccttccttggataacgaGGTAaaactgctaaacatcagcatcgGAGCACGTTACCATGGTGACATTTCAAAGAGCTGCTAGCTGCCGTAG of Micropterus dolomieu isolate WLL.071019.BEF.003 ecotype Adirondacks linkage group LG13, ASM2129224v1, whole genome shotgun sequence contains these proteins:
- the ckmt2a gene encoding creatine kinase, mitochondrial 2a (sarcomeric) → MAGSFTRLISGRKTAVLLASLGAGTMATGFLLSENSSLAAEAKKKLYPPSADFPDLRKHNNCMASALTPAIYAKLRDKVTPNNWTLDQCIQTGVDNPGHPFIKTVGCVAGDEESYEVFAELFDPVIKDRHNGYDPRTMTHPTDLDASKITSGMFDENYVLSSRVRTGRSIRGLSLPPACSRAERREVERVVVTALAGLKGDLAGRYYSLGDMTEKEQQQLIDDHFLFDKPVSPLLTSAFMARDWPDARGIWHNNEKTFLIWVNEEDHTRVISMEKGGNMKRVFERFCRGLKQVEHLIQERGWEFMWNKRLGYILTCPSNLGTGLRAGVHVRLPNLSKDARFSKILDNLRLQKRGTGGVDTAATGDTFDISNNDRLGKSEVELVQLLIDGVNYLIECEKKLEKGQDIKVPSPIAQFRK